A single region of the Streptomyces sp. NBC_01262 genome encodes:
- a CDS encoding type I-E CRISPR-associated protein Cse2/CasB, which translates to MPTRADYRRHYEDFTADIIKLCTDRAVRRDLQDGRGRPVKECTRMHRYLTVRTTGHGHRRAHYTLASLIALTDPLQELRTRPTPPLPPSNPAEPTAVPSPSDSALRSEPATAPTGLQTAPSGESDTTPAGDASESEQPDPYATAVWRKRPNLGTTLARAVRKARFDEDRTDDLLHVIVHVDDDHLHQHILPSLIDRLLRAGLVPDWPVLLDDLAHRVFDPDDVATRWLDAFYLTLNPPKDRT; encoded by the coding sequence ATGCCCACACGTGCGGACTACCGCCGCCACTACGAGGACTTCACCGCCGACATCATCAAACTGTGCACCGACCGCGCAGTGCGCAGGGACCTGCAGGACGGCCGCGGCCGCCCGGTCAAGGAGTGCACACGCATGCACCGCTACCTGACCGTGCGCACCACCGGGCACGGCCACCGCCGCGCCCACTACACCCTCGCCTCCCTGATCGCCCTGACCGACCCACTCCAGGAACTGCGCACCCGCCCGACACCTCCCCTCCCGCCCTCCAACCCGGCGGAGCCGACTGCCGTGCCCTCGCCCTCCGACAGCGCGCTCCGCAGCGAACCCGCCACCGCACCCACCGGGCTGCAAACAGCCCCATCAGGCGAGAGCGACACAACGCCCGCAGGCGATGCGAGCGAATCCGAACAGCCCGACCCGTACGCCACCGCGGTGTGGCGCAAACGCCCCAACCTCGGCACGACCCTGGCCCGCGCCGTGCGCAAAGCCCGCTTCGACGAGGACCGTACCGACGACCTGCTGCACGTGATCGTCCACGTCGATGACGACCACCTGCACCAGCACATCCTGCCGTCCCTGATCGACCGGCTGCTGCGGGCCGGCCTGGTCCCGGACTGGCCCGTCCTGCTCGACGACCTCGCTCACCGGGTCTTCGACCCCGACGACGTCGCCACCCGCTGGCTCGACGCGTTCTACCTCACCCTCAATCCTCCCAAGGACAGGACATGA